A stretch of DNA from Polyodon spathula isolate WHYD16114869_AA chromosome 4, ASM1765450v1, whole genome shotgun sequence:
tcactcagcagcgaatgcacacatccacacggcagacggctaccctgtcacaagcattaatacactGTATCTTTCTGAGGGACTTatgggagctccctaataaaagctgaatctcataacaataattgtgtgaatatagtaattgttacagctgtgtattaaaacaggatatgcaacggattactgtatcgAACATTTAAGTAATGTTACTGAAGGTATCTTAAGTACtctcaagttgtttttttctttaaatgatttGGAAATATAGCCCATGTTTCCTAATGATTTTAAACATTACACTGTACATATAATTCCCTGTTTgttaactgcattttttttagatTAGCCTTCAGTGTACTGTGTATTTATCATATAATAACAGTGTAAACAATAAGAGTAGCTTACCTTAGCTTCATGTCTTTGGGTGTAGGCTTGTATACTCCcagatttgaaaaatgtaatctaaaatacagtaaaattcaACACAAACTATTCttcagtttataataataaaaatgtgtgtcaatttaaaatatatttagagtTCAGTGTGGAAAATGTTGTGTCTTTAAATGTGGTTACGTtcaataaaacattgtaataataaaacatattttcttcagTCCACTCACTGCCATTATTACAGTGATTTCACTGCATGTTCCTGGTACAGGAGAAACAAGGAGATCTGGATAAAGGAACAACAGTTctctgaaatgaaagaaaaatgtatgtatatagtcAGATACCCAAAAAAGCTCATGAAGAGTCAATAGCACACAATCCTCTCCGTTACACCAGATTAATAAATAGCACAAGAGCTCCTTTACCTGCACATCTTCATCTGTTTATTTCTGGCATCACCATCACTGGGGTCACAGAGCAAAGACACTTTTACACCACACAGCTTGCGCAGGTCAGGTAAACTGACAAAGAACAAGGATTGCAAATTGATTCCATTCATtttgccctttaaaaaaataagtttaatttaGTTTCTTATTATACTGTGCACAAAAATACAGCATTCACGGATTATAAAACAGCCAACAGCTGTGTAatttattatattctatatatttattatagtAGTTGCTTGATTCATTTGAACAAATGAAATATGTTattcaacttaaaaataaaacgttGTTAAAATTTAGAAAGAACTTAACTTAAAGtactttaactgtttttattttatctgaattGAATACGGGTAGGCCAATATGAAGTTATTAGTGATAAGTTAAGGTACAACAATGACACGCTGCGCTGCGTCTTATACAAATAAGAGTtttcacattaataataataataataataataataataataataataataataatgtataaatacAAAGTTTTCTATTTAGATAATACTGTAAACTTACTTGCCTGTAAAAGAAGAAATCACCTCAGGTTGTGAGAATGCAAAACTAATCATCCCGCCTTGGTTTGAAACCTTTATTCAACCTGCTGAAACGTCGCGTGACGGTATAAATTCCCAGTGACGTGACGGAATGGCTGCGTTCCTGAATTGGGAAACTGTACATAAACTACAGTAATTTGTAATGGATAGTTCAATACGGTATCAAGTCATACTGCCCAAATATAGTTGATAGTTGATACTATTTATGATGCCGAAAATGCTGTCGCTGAAAATCAAGTGATTCAAATCACAATTGGTCTAACCCGTTAAAGTTCTGcttattagttatttaaaaaaaaaaaatgtattacgcACGCGCAAATGGTTGAAATTAAAGGACGACATCAGATAGCATTTTCTGTTTGTGAACTTAAGCGTTGAACACACTGTATATCttcgtttttgttttaaattgaatacCACGATACCGTTAAATATAGCAAACGTTTAAACTTAAAAAACTGTTGtccaaaatatttattaaaagctacatttacGAGAAAAAATAGGtttaatatgtataaataaacactgttttgactacatgTGTTTGTTAAAAGTACGGGTGTAGCCTCTAAGTGCATGAGTTACCGCGGCCTATTATTAAATGTAAACTAGAAAACAAATCACATATCTAATTATATCCAGTAGCATACGCAGGTGGCATTGTAATTACAGCTAATTGAACTGTCTATGTTAGTATACAGGTATTTCCCCCAATGTAAAACACTGTCTGGCTGACGTTACATCTGCGTTGATAGTAGCAGCAGTGTTTACTCGATTGTTTCACATTATCTTCGAGTTTTTCTTCTAatttagaataataattaataatggaCTACAATGTGTATTTTTCACTTGTCATTTAGAATGCTATACCAGGCTGCATTTTGTTAAAAGCTGTGTGATCCATTTCGCCAGATTGTCCGGCAGGCCATGTGATTACGGCGTTTTTCGTCCAAAACGTCCAAtctgtttcattctttttttcgCAGCGATTACGCTGAAGTATAAAAGGTAGTATTCAATTTCATACCATaggttcgattttttttttttaaccatagcAAACAGTGAATAAacgctatagtgtgaatagccctaaACATTTAtgaagtatattttattaaactcattttgttttaaatagaacgAGGGGAAATACTCAATCATCATTACAGTCTAATGTAATGCTGAGTTTATTTTTACCGTTATTACTAGGTTCCACAATTGTATTTGCATTGTGCTACTGTGTATGGTTGCTGTGATTTGGATGTGACTGGAGAATGAGAAGATGCGGGCGCTTATTAAAATCCACATGCACACGTAACGTTCACATATTGTATACATGAGgacatgaagaaaaaaagcattatCATTTTCACACAATTGTAATCAAACATTAATAGCGGAACTGTGTACTCGTCGTACCCCAGGCATGAACCATATTGTATTTTCCTTTTCATGTGTCAGATCGGGACATGCATAGCATCAAAATAAAGGGAATTAATTACTAATACTTTAATAGTGCACAATACGTTATGGAGTTATTTCTTATTTCAAACACGCCAAATTTTCGTTTCTAACGTTCGGTTGATGAAGGGGGTGCAGTATAGCTTGTCGTCGAAAGTATAGGCTTTCGTGCTCTGCTTGTTTAATGTCGCTTTTGGTCCCCACATGGCACCGTACAAGTCCCCGCACTATACGTCGATGTGGCCGCAATGGCCTTTTCCCATTTCAAGCAgcgtgttttatatatatatatatatatatatatatatatatagatatatatatatatatatattatatatatatatatgggcataGTATTATAGTCCCAACATTAGGTTATCAGGGCAGAATGTACCCCAATAGCATGGAATAACTCTTCCGGCATTCTTTTTTCTATCAACTTCCACCGACTAAACTTTTTTCCACTACTGTTCATTTTCTCATTACGTAACTAGTGCTATCAGGGAATGGCACCTTTATTAACCAATGAAGCGTTTGGTAAAACACACAGCCTTCACTTGAGGTCACAGCTGCAATTACCAGCAGTGGGTGTAAGGTTCTGTAGGCGGGACTTCATCAAATATGTTTGTGTGCCAGGAAGTTCAGTGAGATAGCTGTCTTACTCCATTGTCGACTGAATAGAGAAGGGCAAAAATGGTCGAAAAGGAAGGCAGTAAAAACCAAGTTAAATACTACCGCTTGGAAGAAGTACATCAACATAATTCTTGTAAAAGCACATGGCTTATTATCCATTACAAGATATATGATGTCACGAAATTCTTGGAAGAGGTAAGATACGTTTAGGACTTTAAACGAACAGGGTTTTCTTACAAGTACTATACACAATGTTAAAACAGATAGCCTAAGATACAACCTGGCAACAATTCTCGATTCGTTGTATTAAAACGTATATACATGGTACATCTGTTTAAAACATGTGCTGTGCACTGGTACTGTTAAATGCAACGTCTGTAATAAGAGTAGACAACATTGTGACAAAGATATTGCAGCAGACTGAATTTTCATGTTCTTCGCTACACACTAGTAGTGCGGGTTCATTcatatactgtaataatactttGTAGCTTCAGATAGTTCAACATTTTTACCACAATAAGTTGCACAAGAAATGTAATTTTCAGTTCTACACCGTAACAAAATCCTTACAGTACCATACACTTACATTTAGTGTTTAGGCGTTTTATATCAAATTGAGCACAGCTTTAAAGAACTGGATAATTTGATATCCCGGCTTTTGCTCTCCACCGATATGGTGCGTCATTGGTGATGCTCAATAGGGAATTCAGAATTccttaatattgtatttaaaaaataaacatacttgaTGGCTAAAGAAACAGtaaaaatagatgttttttttttttggttggtacTGTTGTTGTGTTACAAAGTGGTATTCAGAAAATTGAATGTATACCAAAATATGACCcctgtaatgtcagaaagtggtacattgtccgattttggtacatgtgcagtCAGTTACGATTTGATGGGTGTTTTGCTAATGTGAAAAGGAGGTACATTTTTCACTTTCTAATGAGTGTTTTGCAGATGTGCATAAGTGGTACAtgcttatttaaccctttcaggaccaaacaTTTCAGTGGGATGcgcccccaggaccaggcatttttgtggctgtatttgactcttcctataaaaatcactaaaaatacatttttacagtagcatcttggaaatggtgtccttttttcagaataCTAGGGAACAttgtaaagtacttcagaaatcatacaaacttttcactttttttttttaaacacaatatatattgGCCGTTTTAGATGTATATTAATTTTTTTGATATCCTCTGTTAAAATCCATGCATATACTGTGTAAATTACAACAATCAGTTCTTGTGGAACattgatttatttctgtatatttttagTATTCAAACAATGTAAATTACTAGatgtagaggaaaaaaaaacaaaaaaacaagcaagattCGACCTAGCACACTAGAATCATCAGTGGCACAAACATTTACTAGTACCCTCTGAAATTAGTAATTAACATACCACTGGATGTCTGTCTTTATGGGTGATGTTTCCAAAGATATTCAAATTGATAACTGCAAATCACTCACCACAGTTCAAGGCCATCCAGTTATTTGGCAATTCACTCCCTGTTGTTCTCTTGCATAGTTTTGATTATCGACAATCATTTTtcagtataataaatataataaataatcagCCTGCAACCACCTATCCTTGGTTATCCCAGCATTATCCCTAAAAGTTACTGTTTGGTGAAATCCAGGGCTGTAAAGTTACTTAATAAAATCCATGGGTAGCTGTGGcgaagtgtcccgcccctttatgtttattgtgttttatgttgtctgtagtgtgttaatgttggtgtttatgtataaaatacacaagatataaatatgggtttcaagcacaagtgtttaaaatgtgtatttgtatttaggcccaaggattgcacaacacctcacgtgcaggtaaaatgtaataggtgagcacggggaattacacttaattaattcacgtgcagttgtagcgagactccaattgaatgattgattagcaatcgagtctcggtacagctgcatataaacagcatgttttcactcactcggggcagtgtgttcgtgagtggagaacgggagagagaaggaagttaaaaataacaattgctacagcgtgctggaagtgccagcatggtacttgtttgtctgttcgttcactgtattgtttagtgttgtccgttttgtttacctttttattttggcctcaagtgccgtgtcctgctttgtgtgttttgtttaaacctttttgttaaattatttgcaataaaactctggacgccgtagTGTCACAGATTCAACGGCATACTTAATtctttggagtctgcatttctggtctgatgtcaccccaaCAAAGCCATCTTGTTCACAGTAGATTATCTCAATAGGTTAtatgttgatcaaatcaaccgCAGTGCAAAAGATACATGTATTTTCCTGGGCAGTAAGAAATGGACTTTGGCACTTGTTTATCAGTTTTGCTGatgttgtatttcaaataaatgttatatGGAAATAGGTCAAATGGTATCTGCTCTAAGAATCATGTGTCAAGGGAGCATTTATTTATGAGAACCAGGATAGAAAGGTTTAGGTCGGtcaggatgtcctcggctcaccgcataCCAGCGACCCTtgtggtctggctgggtgcctgtgggCATGCCTGCCCAGAGCTGctttgtcctctgacgctgtagcacctgggtggctgcatggtgagtccacagtgtgaaaaaaagcggtcggctgatggcacacgaaTCGGAGGACAGAAGATGTTAACCTGTTCGCCACTccagagtcagcacaggggtggtaacgGTGAAATGAGTTAAGCTTCCCAAGCCGAAGGCCGAAGACAAAAGTCAAGGTGAACTATCTCACAGTACAGCCATCATTGGAAGGGCACTATCGCTTTTAGAAAACAATTTTTACtattgttttcttaataaaaaaaaaaaaaaaacacctcaaaacctagatttaccttgaacttgtactgatttGTCGGCTACCTTTCCGCTGAGTAAAGACATTCTATGAAAATAGTCCTGgacatattttaaataagaaacaaggatgacatacatataaagagaaaaacaattgggttttatttagtaaatcgatttttatattaattaactTGTTAGGGTTTTAAACCCCTGTTTATAATCTGGACATTGCCTGAGAAATGAACGCATGCAATTACTAAACAGCCTGTGTACGATGGAGTCTGAAACTGCTTGTTATTGGAGCGTCGTTTGAGCTAACGGAGTGGACTGGCTGGTGTGGTAGTAATAGGAACAGGATTCATTGcttgattggttggttttgagTCGGATCCAGCCGAGGTTAGTGTTGTAGaccaattgtgtttttaaattaagtatCAAAATACTTTTCAGCTGAGCAATTCTTAAAAACAGATATTGAACATTTGGTTTGTGTCTTGTTCTTAGTTCATTTCTTTGCAGTTCTAGGTTTTCAAACTTATTCTCTGATATGTTTATATGCCTTGCTGTATTATTACTTGTACATATTACTAGGGTTTTTTAGCAGGTTTTCAACAGCAGTAGATGGATCGGGTATTGTAAATGTACCCACTCCATTATTGATACGTACCCAAATAAACAACGTTTACATAAATAGACTCAGAGTTTAGGTAGTTTGTCATGTTGTCAGTTTAGCTATAAGcaggaatgtaataaaaaaaaaagccagaatacacgcagattgattttaaatttgattcacagttggtgctgagaCGTTCCAGCGGGTATCTATCATCTATTAGagcccgctagagctggaagctgattggctgacagtattgaatcgttttctaaataaacataatttcgatcttttatttaacgtcatgtaacaaataaactacaaaatcaaGTCtaatggaagccataatagtagtacagtatttcatgttagattttgaaatgtcacatttgtcaatttttgtcagtttctcCTTTccatcagtcaatctttattttatatagtgcctttaatagtggaccaccatcacaaagcacttttacATGATGCAGCAACAAGAAAAACCATactacatgatatacagtaaaaaacagtcCATAATACACAAATTAGTAGCACCAACAAAGCAGCTAATAGCAGGTATCAGGCTAAAAGAGCATGGAAAagaagagaacaagtgggtcttgagagttgatttaaagcgagcgacagtgggagcatcaagCTAGATTAGTAAGTAATAGACGTGCCTGGTATTTGGTTTGTCAATTTTAGCAAACGTGTGCACATCCTTCTTTTTCAACCTGTTATACTTTGTCTGTACTGCTTTCCTTTTTGCAGCATCCAGGAGGAGAGGAGGTACTCAGGGAGCAGGCTGGAGGTGATGCTACAGAGAGCTTTGAAGATGTTGGTCATTCTACAGATGCTCGAGAAATGACCAGCATGTACATGATAGGTGAACTTCATCCTGTAAGCATTTAGTTATGCttgtttaattgaaaacaaatgtattaccATTGTCTAAATgggttgaggattttttttttttttttttttttttttttgtgggctgTAACTAGATGCAGGAAGTCTACCCAACAAACATAAAATGGTCTCATTTTACCGAGAGCACCCTTGAGATCTGCTTTTATAacaatttgggaacagccacgaaaagcaaaaaaaaaaaattaaatttgccTACATATTTGTATTGGTCAgaattaaagatatatatatattacagttgcAATGTTCAGTTTTCCAATATTGAACAATATCTGAAGAGTGTGGGCTCtagtcccccgtccccccccggCACTGACTTtcgtgcatttaaaaaaattgtttttgttttttgaaaaagtgCACTTGATAAAAAATCTCTTGACTTTTGCCAACGCCTGAGCTGCAATGACAGAGGCCAGCAGCAGAGCAGAAGTTGGGAGAAAGGAAGGTGGTTTACGTGTTGTaaccttgtttatttatttattttttacccacaGGATGATAGACCCAAAATTCAGAGACCAGCAGTAAGTTgacatttataataaattagctgaaaaaaaaaatgatttagtgtgttactttaacatattcattttttaaaagcctaGTACTGGAGACTAGCCATACACAATTAGTCTTTGCTGTCCTTGTCCTTGGCTTAATAACCCAGCAACATCTGTTTGGGAAGTCAAGTTGCTCTCCACTTGGTTTCTTTTCAATCGCTTGTCTAAGGCCAAATGCCACATTTCCTTtggatatacagtaaatatgtaattttacttatttgttctttaaaaagataaacacaagGTTACATAAACaatgttatacaaataaaatcacaTCCAGTACTGTAGAAGCCACCCTAAAGAATATGTCTTAACAAAATGCATGTAAAGGACTTCCAATGCCAACTGAAATGTAAAACGTTCTTTAAGCACAGGCTGTTTATCTAATGATAATAgaaattgacattttatttcaaataatacgTTTCTGTTGCAATCCTTGAATGAACTGTGTTCATTAAGTTTGATAATATTATATTTCAGGAAACATTTGTTACAACAGCAAGTGAGACTTCAAGGTATGTATCGCCTCAAGCCCCCCAAAAATATGTagatagtattttttaaaaatgtactgtaggaAGTGTTGGTAACTGTTATTATAGCTGGGTGTATGTATTATTAATGCACCAGAATGTgagtacaaaaacaaaccacagataCATTATACAGACTAGTCCAGTGCTCAGTGCTGGTTTGTAGTTTAGGGATTTTCTGAACTTTCACTAATAAACAACAAAGGAGCTTAAAGGAGGCAGCTTCTTATCTTCATAACAGAATGTTATTGTAGTTTAGAAGTTGAAAtgtctatatttatatttaagtcAACAaagttcattctttttttcattattcctTATATTTtgatgatgtttgcaatcatatattcatacatacatatatacacacacacacggtagaACCTAATATATCTGCACCCGAGTCAGCCACGACTTCAATTATCCGTGTCTcagtacattattgccaatgtagacttaatgctcgctgcacgcacacacacacacagatgcatacGTCCGTCTAACTTGTGATGTTGACCCCAAGACAGCAGCGCAACAAGTGCGGGGATTCATATCttggtatgaacagcagaagAATTCTGTAAAATGAGTTCTTTTttgtagtacatttttttttattttttttttattttggtaaatggtGTATCGTATTTTGAAGAACATTTTACTAGGAGTatcactgtcaaagtaaactcattttaaaaattcTCCAGTAAActctaatttggtttacattactagtttctgtattttattcatgcattcaaGTTATATGCAATGACACCTTGTT
This window harbors:
- the LOC121314506 gene encoding cytochrome b5, whose protein sequence is MVEKEGSKNQVKYYRLEEVHQHNSCKSTWLIIHYKIYDVTKFLEEHPGGEEVLREQAGGDATESFEDVGHSTDAREMTSMYMIGELHPDDRPKIQRPAETFVTTASETSSWWTNWIIPAVAATIVTLMYRLYMTEE